The genomic window TATAGCGCGGCCCAGGTCCCAGGTCTCGAGTACAACATCGATCTGAAGGTCGCCGAGGAAACCGATAAACTGCTCAACATGGAAATGAAGCGATGCAGTCGACGCGACGAAGAGAAACGACGATCCAAAGAGATAGAGGACAGAAGGGAATCGTTCAGTCTGCATCACGATAAATCCAAAAGGCCGGCGTCGGTCCAGCGCCTGATGGACCCATTCTCCTCCAAAGCGTTCATTTCCAACGAAATAATGTCCAGATCTCACGAGGAGACCCTCTCGACCGCGGCAGATGAGGAACCGACTCGGGGAATGCGAATCAGAAACGTGAAAAGCGACAACGTCTTCCACAGCGGCAGCATGCCCAAAAACTTGCCTTACTTCAACCCCAGCATCACGATTTCCAGCTCGCAGAAACCGTCGCACAGCTCCGAAAACGTTAAGATGAGGCCCGAGATCGAGTTCCGCGAAAAGGAGTTCAAGCGGGACAGCTTCCACGCGAGGAGAACAGAGGATTCGTACGTCGCGTCGGGGCTCAGGTCTCTCGGAGACGAGTACGTCGAGACGAGGAACAGCATCGGAAAGTCTCACAGTTTCCGTTACGCGTCCGAGTCTCCGTTCATCGGCTCGCAGGAGAACCAGATGCCGAGTCTGCCGACTGTCGTGGGCTTCCCGGAACCTCTCCTCGAGAGTTGGGAAGTCAACTACAGGCGAAACGTAGAGAGACACGATTTCTCTAAGAGAGTTTCGGCCAGAAACTTTAACGTTCAAGGAAACGGTGACCACTACGACAGCCTTCCCAGTACCGACAGCAGCTACTTGGACAGCCTCAAACCCGACGTCGACGAAGACGCAAAACTCTTCTCCGACGGCGTTCGCATCGCTGGATGCATCGCTGGAGCATCGATGGATGCTCACAAACGCGACAGCGACATCTCTCAGATAGAGGCCAAGATCGACGACATCATCAGTTCGCCCAAGCCCATCATCGCCCCGATGCTCAAATCAAGTTCTCTGGATAGCATTAAAAGTGGACCCGAGAGACCGACGGAAGACAAGAGGAAGACCGGCTCGGTGGAGAGCGCCCTGAGCCACAGCGGAAAGTCTTCCGGCCAGAGAGAACTTAGACCTGACGTGGAAAACTTTATTTCCGTCACGCATATCAACAAAGAACCACCGGTCAGAGAAGCCGAATTGCCCAAAATAGTTAAGAGCGATGAAAAGCTTCATAAGACGGGCGCTAAAGGTGTTCCCGAGTTTCTGCATATACAATTGAACAGAGTCGACACCAAGCCGGTTCCAAATGTAGTTCTGACGGCAAACGTCACGCCCAAGAAGACAGAAATCCAAACGGATAAAGAACAAGAGAGCGAAAGTTTCCTACCGACAGAGACGAAGATGGTAACTCAGACTAAACGAGATTCCATTCAGAGCGTTGACAGCGCACCGATTGTGTTCGAAGAGAAGGCTCCCAAACCAAACACGGCGACGTCGACCACGCCGCAGACCCCGACGACCCCCAAAATGTTCTTCAAGAGGAAATCCGCGAGCGTCGAGCACGATAGGCCAGAGAAACCACGAGCCAACTCCGTGAGCACCGACGGAAGTTCGGAAAAAATCGACGACAACATATCGATGGACAGAAAGTCGCACTCCAGCTTCGGAAGCAAAAGCTCCATCCAGAGCACGGACAGTAACGAGAACAAAATCCCCGACAGGCACGAGGAGACCGTGATCTATCGAAAGAAGACGGTCCTCAACAGGGACTCGCGGCAGAGGAACGACGACGAACCCGAACTGATGAAGGTATTCGCCAGAAGATCGCTGAAGCTCAAGGATTGCGAGGCCGACTGCATAGCTCAGGAAATAGCCGAGAAGAGCGACGCCAACGGCAACAAAATAGAAGACACGGCGCGAACTAAATCGCTCAAAAACGAATTCAACGCTTCAATAAAATCCAGAGACAGCGATAAAGAGAACGAGGAAAAAGAAAGAATCGAGAATAAACTGGTGGATATAGCGGCGAGAGTTAGCCAATTCGGAGTCCCGCACTATCAGAGGAGCGTCAGCATCCACAGCGTCTCCACGAAACGGGAGACCACGCCCACGTACAGGAACGAGGTGAACAAGTACAAGAAAGAAGTCTCCGATTCGACGCCCGAGAAGAGACTCAGGAACAGAACGTTCCCGG from Pieris rapae chromosome 23, ilPieRapa1.1, whole genome shotgun sequence includes these protein-coding regions:
- the LOC110998267 gene encoding uncharacterized protein LOC110998267 isoform X2; amino-acid sequence: MVMTQAWKRRFTWITEGKLARLWAELVAAVRRRGRGDSDDDEDLGLPRSPPASPPTDKADKRHHAGISQSSCSDGSLLSVGSSEMDEDTSSGHHHDNSVRSDHSDIYNTSEPPPGLAPLSHSAARHKMAVRPRRTHPATRRKRATPIAASALPITPELNEEVIRSTTPEVTLKSSEVVTESFSSSTTTKHHLMKEQHQQLTRELNRVLETPSDTKLKSSSLPPGLALSQVVGPSPAKLSIADTHTPRSSIKRSKSSTQDRESSPKRVEVYEERTKYRSEKKYAEESCLEKKTKPEKKDEATRSSKREESFFSRLLLRKSGKKKKDQTDGDSPEKKKTQYRTTDERNECKPVERYKSAGQKAFANQMHKRIDHKGAYVHDGAYRDVYSAAQVPGLEYNIDLKVAEETDKLLNMEMKRCSRRDEEKRRSKEIEDRRESFSLHHDKSKRPASVQRLMDPFSSKAFISNEIMSRSHEETLSTAADEEPTRGMRIRNVKSDNVFHSGSMPKNLPYFNPSITISSSQKPSHSSENVKMRPEIEFREKEFKRDSFHARRTEDSYVASGLRSLGDEYVETRNSIGKSHSFRYASESPFIGSQENQMPSLPTVVGFPEPLLESWEVNYRRNVERHDFSKRVSARNFNVQGNGDHYDSLPSTDSSYLDSLKPDVDEDAKLFSDGVRIAGCIAGASMDAHKRDSDISQIEAKIDDIISSPKPIIAPMLKSSSLDSIKSGPERPTEDKRKTGSVESALSHSGKSSGQRELRPDVENFISVTHINKEPPVREAELPKIVKSDEKLHKTGAKGVPEFLHIQLNRVDTKPVPNVVLTANVTPKKTEIQTDKEQESESFLPTETKMVTQTKRDSIQSVDSAPIVFEEKAPKPNTATSTTPQTPTTPKMFFKRKSASVEHDRPEKPRANSVSTDGSSEKIDDNISMDRKSHSSFGSKSSIQSTDSNENKIPDRHEETVIYRKKTVLNRDSRQRNDDEPELMKVFARRSLKLKDCEADCIAQEIAEKSDANGNKIEDTARTKSLKNEFNASIKSRDSDKENEEKERIENKLVDIAARVSQFGVPHYQRSVSIHSVSTKRETTPTYRNEVNKYKKEVSDSTPEKRLRNRTFPDPSNDREEIKNITKSESYKADTLRRPWQKKDEFRLSAEDKNAVIDKDADNEKDESGKEREEADASPQFKGILQMRAEWEKRAKQGMTK
- the LOC110998267 gene encoding uncharacterized protein LOC110998267 isoform X3, whose product is MMLYVTNTSDVGVRRPPRRRFISANIKRHHAGISQSSCSDGSLLSVGSSEMDEDTSSGHHHDNSVRSDHSDIYNTSEPPPGLAPLSHSAARHKMAVRPRRTHPATRRKRATPIAASALPITPELNEEVIRSTTPEVTLKSSEVVTESFSSSTTTKHHLMKEQHQQLTRELNRVLETPSDTKLKSSSLPPGLALSQVVGPSPAKLSIADTHTPRSSIKRSKSSTQDRESSPKRVEVYEERTKYRSEKKYAEESCLEKKTKPEKKDEATRSSKREESFFSRLLLRKSGKKKKDQTDGDSPEKKKTQYRTTDERNECKPVERYKSAGQKAFANQMHKRIDHKGAYVHDGAYRDVYSAAQVPGLEYNIDLKVAEETDKLLNMEMKRCSRRDEEKRRSKEIEDRRESFSLHHDKSKRPASVQRLMDPFSSKAFISNEIMSRSHEETLSTAADEEPTRGMRIRNVKSDNVFHSGSMPKNLPYFNPSITISSSQKPSHSSENVKMRPEIEFREKEFKRDSFHARRTEDSYVASGLRSLGDEYVETRNSIGKSHSFRYASESPFIGSQENQMPSLPTVVGFPEPLLESWEVNYRRNVERHDFSKRVSARNFNVQGNGDHYDSLPSTDSSYLDSLKPDVDEDAKLFSDGVRIAGCIAGASMDAHKRDSDISQIEAKIDDIISSPKPIIAPMLKSSSLDSIKSGPERPTEDKRKTGSVESALSHSGKSSGQRELRPDVENFISVTHINKEPPVREAELPKIVKSDEKLHKTGAKGVPEFLHIQLNRVDTKPVPNVVLTANVTPKKTEIQTDKEQESESFLPTETKMVTQTKRDSIQSVDSAPIVFEEKAPKPNTATSTTPQTPTTPKMFFKRKSASVEHDRPEKPRANSVSTDGSSEKIDDNISMDRKSHSSFGSKSSIQSTDSNENKIPDRHEETVIYRKKTVLNRDSRQRNDDEPELMKVFARRSLKLKDCEADCIAQEIAEKSDANGNKIEDTARTKSLKNEFNASIKSRDSDKENEEKERIENKLVDIAARVSQFGVPHYQRSVSIHSVSTKRETTPTYRNEVNKYKKEVSDSTPEKRLRNRTFPDPSNDREEIKNITKSESYKADTLRRPWQKKDEFRLSAEDKNAVIDKDADNEKDESGKEREEADASPQFKGILQMRAEWEKRAKQGMTK
- the LOC110998267 gene encoding uncharacterized protein LOC110998267 isoform X1, translated to MSGGGGAGLMSCVREGSLEPPYRPPHADNHTHGEGRTGRFLRGLRRMFKRRRVDSSPDPKSSSTSELLDAERQTRRKEGIYSSGLSVSHDSVFTGERSGDESSDERPTPAHPLAVATSHRAELVAAVRRRGRGDSDDDEDLGLPRSPPASPPTDKADKRHHAGISQSSCSDGSLLSVGSSEMDEDTSSGHHHDNSVRSDHSDIYNTSEPPPGLAPLSHSAARHKMAVRPRRTHPATRRKRATPIAASALPITPELNEEVIRSTTPEVTLKSSEVVTESFSSSTTTKHHLMKEQHQQLTRELNRVLETPSDTKLKSSSLPPGLALSQVVGPSPAKLSIADTHTPRSSIKRSKSSTQDRESSPKRVEVYEERTKYRSEKKYAEESCLEKKTKPEKKDEATRSSKREESFFSRLLLRKSGKKKKDQTDGDSPEKKKTQYRTTDERNECKPVERYKSAGQKAFANQMHKRIDHKGAYVHDGAYRDVYSAAQVPGLEYNIDLKVAEETDKLLNMEMKRCSRRDEEKRRSKEIEDRRESFSLHHDKSKRPASVQRLMDPFSSKAFISNEIMSRSHEETLSTAADEEPTRGMRIRNVKSDNVFHSGSMPKNLPYFNPSITISSSQKPSHSSENVKMRPEIEFREKEFKRDSFHARRTEDSYVASGLRSLGDEYVETRNSIGKSHSFRYASESPFIGSQENQMPSLPTVVGFPEPLLESWEVNYRRNVERHDFSKRVSARNFNVQGNGDHYDSLPSTDSSYLDSLKPDVDEDAKLFSDGVRIAGCIAGASMDAHKRDSDISQIEAKIDDIISSPKPIIAPMLKSSSLDSIKSGPERPTEDKRKTGSVESALSHSGKSSGQRELRPDVENFISVTHINKEPPVREAELPKIVKSDEKLHKTGAKGVPEFLHIQLNRVDTKPVPNVVLTANVTPKKTEIQTDKEQESESFLPTETKMVTQTKRDSIQSVDSAPIVFEEKAPKPNTATSTTPQTPTTPKMFFKRKSASVEHDRPEKPRANSVSTDGSSEKIDDNISMDRKSHSSFGSKSSIQSTDSNENKIPDRHEETVIYRKKTVLNRDSRQRNDDEPELMKVFARRSLKLKDCEADCIAQEIAEKSDANGNKIEDTARTKSLKNEFNASIKSRDSDKENEEKERIENKLVDIAARVSQFGVPHYQRSVSIHSVSTKRETTPTYRNEVNKYKKEVSDSTPEKRLRNRTFPDPSNDREEIKNITKSESYKADTLRRPWQKKDEFRLSAEDKNAVIDKDADNEKDESGKEREEADASPQFKGILQMRAEWEKRAKQGMTK